One region of Nitrospira sp. genomic DNA includes:
- a CDS encoding RNA-binding protein: MGSKIYVGGLPYSATEQQLSDLFAVHGSVESARIITDKFTGQSRGFGFVEMASSDEAQKAISALNGSDMGGRTLTVNEARPQEPRSGGPGRSGGGFNDRGGKRDRW, translated from the coding sequence ATGGGTTCTAAAATTTATGTTGGCGGGTTGCCCTATTCGGCAACCGAACAGCAGTTGAGTGATTTGTTCGCGGTGCATGGGTCGGTGGAATCCGCCCGGATCATCACGGACAAGTTTACCGGCCAATCGAGAGGGTTCGGATTCGTGGAAATGGCCTCATCGGATGAGGCGCAAAAAGCGATTTCGGCTCTCAACGGGTCGGACATGGGTGGCCGGACATTGACGGTCAATGAAGCGCGTCCGCAGGAGCCTCGTTCTGGCGGTCCTGGACGGAGCGGCGGGGGGTTCAACGATCGCGGGGGCAAGCGCGATCGCTGGTAA
- a CDS encoding serine acetyltransferase encodes MVNSLRRLYRSVQGLAGQISEDWAVNHRDWTMPGFRAIAVHRFGTWASNKRPGALRSLLLAIYRIAYRYVRNTYGIEIPLTVILGRRLWLVHQNGVVFHWKTVVGDDCLIRHNATIGAGYGGEKTLHRGPQLGNRVEVGPGAVIFAAVKIGEGAVLGPNVVVMSDVPAGARVFAEAPRMIRLPNVSREPAAVTSMPQRM; translated from the coding sequence ATGGTGAACTCCCTCAGACGTTTGTATCGCAGCGTACAGGGCCTGGCAGGTCAGATCTCGGAAGATTGGGCGGTCAATCATCGCGATTGGACCATGCCGGGATTTCGAGCGATCGCGGTCCATCGCTTCGGCACCTGGGCCTCCAATAAGCGTCCCGGCGCCCTGAGAAGCCTGCTGCTGGCGATCTATCGCATAGCATATCGGTATGTTCGAAACACCTACGGCATCGAAATTCCCCTCACCGTCATACTCGGACGCCGGCTGTGGCTGGTGCACCAAAACGGCGTGGTATTTCACTGGAAGACCGTCGTCGGGGACGACTGTCTGATCCGGCACAATGCGACCATCGGCGCGGGGTACGGCGGGGAAAAGACTCTGCACCGGGGGCCCCAGCTCGGCAACCGGGTAGAGGTCGGGCCTGGAGCGGTGATCTTTGCCGCGGTGAAAATCGGCGAGGGCGCGGTGCTGGGGCCGAACGTCGTGGTGATGTCCGATGTGCCGGCAGGCGCGCGAGTCTTCGCCGAGGCGCCCCGCATGATTCGGCTTCCGAACGTGTCGCGCGAGCCCGCCGCAGTCACCAGCATGCCCCAGCGCATGTGA
- a CDS encoding HAD-IIIC family phosphatase, whose protein sequence is MIPNSIAPLRPASSADSPEIRGDALLRQGLTEEAIHSYLEAVAVPASSALCLKLARSYGRLGHHSEACRWALAVVDAGDDYTAWQAGWTLFHRHAQHIAWPAARTAKVAIAGSYTTTQLGTMVRLSAARLGIQIDLYESAYGQYQQELIDPGSGLYVFAPDIVLLAVHEGDLHLTEFSQNPAEEVQREVARWTSLWRVAASQSRARIVQHNFAVPCEIPTGHLATRLPGSRYMMTQAVNAGLGAEAGTAVSIVDCERLSALIGKQRWRDPRYWNMSKQAVALDALPLLARHTAAVIAADLGLSRKCLVLDLDNTLWGGVIAEEGLAGIQLGQGAEGEAFVAFQEYLLQLKRKGVILTVCSKNNHADAILPFERHSEMRLKLHDIALFVANWNTKPDNIRTIAETLHIGLDSLVFVDDNPVERDIVRKFLPQVDVIPLPEDPAYYVRALSQYLLLETASMTAEDSERTSQYQARAQIKALEASSNSIEDFYHSLQMQAIVTPFENDQLPRIAQLIGKTNQFNLTTRRHGMSQLEDFMQEANCIHLALRLRDRYADHGLVSIMIARRDGHTLDIDTWLMSCRVIGRTVEATMLEHLCRRALELGCTSLRGTYIPTPKNAMAAEAYAKQGFSRSSSPEGTDTWTYDLPANGPITNPFVASVTSWEPRHGAS, encoded by the coding sequence ATGATCCCGAATAGTATTGCGCCGCTTCGGCCAGCCTCGTCCGCCGACTCACCGGAGATTCGAGGTGACGCCCTGCTCCGGCAGGGATTGACCGAGGAAGCGATCCACTCGTACCTCGAAGCCGTCGCCGTTCCAGCATCATCGGCCCTCTGCCTCAAGCTGGCGCGTAGTTATGGGCGTCTCGGTCACCATTCAGAAGCCTGCCGATGGGCGCTCGCCGTCGTGGACGCGGGCGACGACTACACAGCCTGGCAGGCTGGGTGGACACTGTTCCACCGTCATGCCCAACATATCGCATGGCCGGCTGCCAGAACGGCGAAAGTGGCGATCGCCGGCAGTTACACCACTACGCAACTCGGGACGATGGTGCGCCTCTCGGCAGCTCGACTCGGCATCCAGATCGATCTGTACGAAAGTGCCTACGGGCAGTACCAGCAGGAGCTCATCGATCCGGGAAGCGGGCTCTACGTTTTCGCGCCGGACATCGTGCTTCTGGCAGTTCACGAAGGGGACTTACACCTGACGGAGTTCAGCCAAAATCCGGCAGAAGAGGTTCAGCGAGAGGTCGCCCGCTGGACGTCGCTCTGGCGTGTGGCTGCCAGCCAATCGCGTGCTCGAATCGTGCAACACAATTTCGCCGTGCCCTGCGAGATCCCCACAGGGCATTTGGCCACCAGACTGCCGGGGTCGCGCTACATGATGACGCAGGCGGTCAATGCGGGGCTCGGAGCCGAAGCGGGCACTGCTGTGTCCATTGTGGATTGTGAGCGCCTCTCGGCGTTGATCGGCAAACAACGTTGGCGCGATCCGCGCTACTGGAACATGTCGAAACAGGCCGTCGCCCTGGATGCGCTGCCGCTGTTGGCCAGGCATACGGCAGCGGTCATTGCGGCGGATCTCGGCTTGAGTCGAAAGTGCCTCGTGCTCGATTTGGACAATACCTTATGGGGCGGGGTGATTGCGGAAGAGGGCCTGGCCGGCATTCAGCTGGGGCAAGGCGCCGAAGGCGAAGCGTTCGTGGCCTTCCAGGAGTATCTGCTGCAGCTCAAGCGGAAGGGCGTTATTCTGACGGTCTGTTCAAAAAACAATCACGCCGACGCCATCCTCCCGTTCGAGCGGCATTCCGAGATGCGGCTGAAGCTGCACGACATCGCGTTGTTCGTCGCCAACTGGAATACCAAGCCAGACAATATCCGCACCATCGCCGAGACCCTGCACATCGGCTTGGACTCACTCGTGTTTGTTGACGACAACCCTGTGGAGCGAGACATCGTGCGGAAGTTTCTTCCGCAAGTGGATGTCATCCCGCTGCCTGAGGATCCGGCCTACTACGTCCGTGCGCTTTCCCAGTATCTGTTGCTAGAAACGGCCTCTATGACCGCCGAGGACAGCGAGCGGACCAGCCAATATCAGGCCAGAGCTCAGATCAAGGCACTGGAGGCCTCATCGAATTCCATCGAGGACTTTTATCACAGCCTCCAGATGCAGGCCATCGTCACGCCCTTCGAGAACGATCAGCTGCCTAGAATCGCGCAACTCATCGGCAAGACCAATCAATTCAACCTCACCACCCGGCGACATGGCATGTCCCAATTGGAGGACTTCATGCAAGAAGCGAATTGCATCCATCTTGCCTTGCGCCTGCGCGACCGCTACGCCGACCACGGGCTCGTGAGCATCATGATCGCGCGGCGCGACGGACACACATTGGATATCGATACCTGGCTGATGAGTTGCCGCGTGATCGGACGCACGGTGGAAGCCACCATGCTGGAACACCTGTGCCGCCGTGCCTTGGAGCTAGGCTGCACCTCTCTTCGCGGCACGTATATCCCGACGCCCAAAAATGCCATGGCAGCCGAAGCCTACGCCAAACAGGGCTTTAGCCGATCGAGCTCGCCCGAAGGCACAGACACATGGACCTATGACCTTCCGGCGAACGGCCCGATCACAAATCCGTTCGTTGCGAGCGTTACCTCATGGGAGCCGCGTCATGGTGCGTCCTGA